The following are encoded in a window of Sinorhizobium sojae CCBAU 05684 genomic DNA:
- a CDS encoding DnaB-like helicase C-terminal domain-containing protein: MHSGTQRELPANLDAECALIGAVLVNNAAFDVLPSGFEARHFFERLHVEIWEAICEMRKAGRIANPVTVKMLVPEGQVGTMTVAQYLAHLASNAVNVVSAPDYARAIMDCAARRACITLGEKLEDAAFSRDIEIMDQVDALRVRFDEVVRALNGEQRAKTLADAAKRALASTADAYQGKGVAGVDYGLSWLMNMIGPFLPGQLIIVGGATKQGKSTLIEQIIAGAAINGHAAWVNSGEMKDEELAHRALSRLTDIQAWRQIRGKVSDQEYEKLDQARRNAETWQDRVYIRDDSMTLRQIKREIADFSKRHPGGMAVVDHIGLVEREAGQTRMSDAEFAPLVTRSLKMAAGECNLPIVAAAQLKKNTFEITDRNISRKTYLAAISRRPKYGDIFGSCEKDANQVIIPFRAETILTELEPAEQSDLHPIWEEVMSTVKDKAEIVLALSRHTRWPQRREVGWDGPRTMFTDLQQTAQTRML, translated from the coding sequence ATGCACTCGGGCACACAGCGCGAGTTGCCCGCCAATCTTGACGCAGAGTGCGCGCTGATCGGCGCGGTACTCGTCAACAATGCCGCATTTGACGTACTGCCCTCTGGATTCGAAGCCCGACACTTCTTCGAGCGACTTCACGTCGAAATCTGGGAAGCGATCTGCGAGATGCGCAAAGCGGGCCGGATCGCGAATCCGGTCACCGTCAAGATGCTCGTCCCCGAGGGCCAGGTCGGGACGATGACCGTGGCGCAATACCTGGCGCATCTGGCATCCAATGCGGTCAACGTCGTAAGCGCTCCCGATTACGCGCGAGCGATCATGGACTGCGCCGCCCGGCGCGCCTGCATCACGCTTGGCGAGAAGCTGGAGGATGCAGCCTTCTCCAGAGACATCGAGATCATGGATCAGGTCGACGCGCTCCGGGTGCGGTTCGATGAAGTCGTGAGGGCTCTCAATGGCGAGCAGCGGGCAAAGACGCTGGCCGATGCAGCGAAGCGGGCTTTGGCTTCAACCGCAGACGCCTACCAGGGCAAAGGCGTGGCCGGCGTCGACTACGGCCTGTCATGGCTGATGAACATGATCGGGCCATTCCTTCCGGGCCAATTGATCATCGTGGGCGGTGCGACCAAGCAGGGCAAGTCGACCCTTATCGAACAGATCATTGCCGGCGCCGCCATCAACGGCCATGCGGCATGGGTGAATTCCGGCGAGATGAAGGACGAGGAACTGGCGCATCGGGCGCTGTCCCGGCTCACCGATATCCAGGCATGGCGGCAGATCCGCGGCAAGGTCTCCGATCAGGAATATGAAAAGCTGGATCAGGCCCGCCGCAATGCCGAGACGTGGCAAGACCGGGTTTATATCCGCGACGACTCTATGACGCTCCGGCAGATCAAGCGCGAGATTGCCGACTTCTCCAAGCGTCACCCCGGCGGCATGGCCGTAGTTGACCATATCGGCCTCGTGGAGCGCGAAGCGGGCCAGACACGCATGAGTGACGCGGAATTCGCGCCGCTCGTCACGCGGTCTCTGAAGATGGCTGCAGGGGAATGCAATCTGCCGATTGTCGCGGCGGCCCAACTCAAGAAAAACACCTTCGAGATCACCGACCGCAACATCAGCCGCAAGACCTATCTGGCCGCGATCAGCCGCCGGCCGAAATACGGCGACATCTTCGGCTCCTGCGAGAAGGACGCCAACCAGGTGATCATTCCCTTCCGGGCCGAAACCATCCTGACCGAGCTCGAGCCGGCCGAACAATCCGATCTGCATCCAATCTGGGAAGAGGTCATGTCGACGGTGAAGGACAAGGCGGAAATCGTGCTTGCGCTCTCCCGCCATACGAGATGGCCGCAACGCCGCGAAGTAGGGTGGGATGGACCGCGGACGATGTTCACCGACCTGCAGCAGACCGCGCAGACGAGGATGCTCTGA
- a CDS encoding carph-isopro domain-containing protein: MTDISPAEKIIEALGGLSKTARLLSTDDKDFAISTVQGWKERKRIPQDYWERLIAVGKVAGVEITADMLLGLAEVSA; the protein is encoded by the coding sequence GTGACCGACATTTCCCCTGCGGAGAAGATCATCGAAGCGCTGGGCGGCCTGTCCAAGACGGCCCGTCTACTGTCCACCGACGACAAGGACTTCGCCATCTCGACGGTCCAGGGCTGGAAGGAACGGAAGCGCATCCCGCAGGACTACTGGGAGCGCCTGATTGCGGTCGGGAAGGTGGCCGGCGTTGAGATCACGGCAGACATGCTCCTTGGTCTCGCCGAGGTGTCGGCATGA
- a CDS encoding LexA family transcriptional regulator yields MRLTYDDSMQKPPIPVTEKFRELRERSGLSMTALAKKMGYAAASSIQRYESQTDYKKTYLDPDVAEKLAKAVVGRGTPPIEAREVWALSRPTPSGNLISSFDPDAAEGESSGEDDVYSREHWSPQITGALPEIDVKLGAGEGAVGEVINLPVGKENVSGHRVVAEWVIPQDYLRSEAKASPNQTIVMEVIGDSMFPTYMPGDRVIVDLSQNRFVSDTVYAISDGLSEPQIKRLQRVMFSDPVQVKIISDNPNLETVTVELDRLTIIGRICGHIARK; encoded by the coding sequence ATGAGACTCACGTATGACGATTCGATGCAAAAACCGCCAATCCCAGTGACCGAGAAATTCCGTGAGCTTCGCGAGCGCTCGGGCCTGTCGATGACTGCGCTCGCCAAGAAGATGGGCTATGCGGCGGCCTCGAGCATTCAGCGCTATGAGAGCCAGACCGATTACAAGAAGACCTATCTGGACCCAGATGTCGCCGAGAAGCTAGCAAAGGCCGTCGTAGGGAGGGGAACCCCGCCCATTGAAGCCCGTGAGGTATGGGCGCTCTCCCGGCCGACACCCAGCGGTAATTTGATTTCGAGCTTCGATCCGGACGCAGCAGAGGGGGAAAGCAGCGGCGAAGACGACGTCTATTCGCGGGAACATTGGAGCCCGCAAATCACTGGCGCCCTGCCAGAGATCGACGTGAAACTCGGCGCCGGCGAAGGCGCGGTCGGCGAAGTCATCAACCTGCCGGTCGGCAAGGAAAACGTCTCAGGCCATCGCGTTGTTGCTGAATGGGTGATCCCGCAGGACTATCTGCGTAGCGAGGCCAAGGCTTCGCCTAACCAGACGATCGTCATGGAAGTCATCGGCGATTCGATGTTCCCGACCTACATGCCTGGTGATCGGGTGATCGTCGATCTGTCGCAGAACCGCTTCGTCTCCGACACGGTCTATGCGATCAGCGATGGGCTTTCGGAGCCGCAGATCAAGCGGCTACAGCGCGTCATGTTCAGCGATCCGGTCCAGGTGAAGATTATTTCGGACAATCCCAATCTTGAGACGGTAACCGTCGAGCTTGATCGTCTGACCATCATCGGCAGGATCTGCGGGCACATCGCCCGGAAGTGA
- a CDS encoding DNA-methyltransferase produces MTVNAVDQVVTDRYAIYQGDACELIRAVPGDSVHFGIHSPPFEGLYKFSNYDRDISNNDGPAFWEHYAFLISELFRVTRPGRIHSVHCMQLPTSKTRHGFIGMRDFRGEIVRAYEDAGWIFHSEVCIWKDPVIAQQRTKSIRLLHKQITKDSTISGMGLADYIVSFRKPGDNENPVSGMFDRWSGDESLDISREAYDRHRKQTEAEGRKAWPFEQWRSILVWQRYASPVWTDINQTNTLQYRAGRDEKDEQHISPLQLDVIERCLDLWSAPGETVLTPFLGIGSEVYSAVKLGRKGIGFELKPSYFRQAVKNIAELDKAATDSLFSMAGVA; encoded by the coding sequence ATGACAGTGAACGCCGTCGATCAAGTCGTGACCGATCGTTATGCGATCTACCAGGGCGACGCCTGCGAGCTCATCCGCGCCGTTCCTGGAGACAGTGTGCACTTCGGCATTCACTCCCCGCCGTTCGAGGGACTGTACAAGTTCTCTAACTATGATCGTGACATCAGCAACAACGACGGGCCGGCATTCTGGGAGCATTACGCCTTCCTGATCTCCGAGCTCTTTCGCGTCACCCGTCCGGGCCGCATTCATTCCGTTCATTGCATGCAGCTTCCCACGAGCAAGACGCGGCACGGCTTCATCGGCATGCGCGACTTCCGTGGCGAAATCGTCCGGGCCTACGAGGACGCTGGCTGGATCTTCCATTCCGAGGTCTGCATCTGGAAAGACCCGGTGATTGCGCAGCAGCGCACCAAGTCAATCCGGCTTTTGCATAAGCAGATCACCAAGGACAGCACGATTAGCGGCATGGGACTTGCTGACTACATCGTCAGCTTCCGCAAGCCGGGCGACAACGAAAACCCGGTCTCCGGCATGTTCGATCGCTGGTCTGGCGACGAGAGCCTCGACATCAGCCGAGAGGCATACGATCGCCACCGGAAGCAGACCGAGGCAGAGGGCCGCAAGGCATGGCCGTTCGAGCAATGGCGATCGATCCTCGTTTGGCAGCGTTATGCCTCGCCCGTCTGGACGGACATCAACCAGACGAACACCCTGCAATATCGCGCCGGCCGCGACGAGAAGGACGAGCAGCATATTTCCCCGCTGCAACTGGACGTGATCGAGCGTTGCCTTGATCTGTGGTCGGCACCCGGTGAAACCGTCCTGACGCCGTTCCTTGGCATCGGCAGCGAGGTTTACAGCGCGGTCAAACTCGGCCGCAAGGGTATCGGGTTCGAGCTCAAGCCGTCCTATTTCCGCCAAGCGGTCAAGAACATCGCCGAGCTCGACAAGGCGGCGACCGACAGCCTCTTTTCAATGGCTGGTGTGGCATGA
- a CDS encoding GcrA family cell cycle regulator, with amino-acid sequence MLKQTPSWNDISHRKAMYMWAGGASQSEIANALGMTTCQVAGRMNRNRDDFPKRNPEATKTDGKPIAPRKNSVWTEARLSTAANLWKAGWTEEEVADALDVSKAAFVQVKKRYKPMFSVDRSKQYRPRKPRLDIPDNLDELFEQSEGKAAADGRRFILAGVEPVAFVDLRLNQCRFPVSSPDSPNGPTMPCCGAPRAEGRPYCAAHAAVSRRTA; translated from the coding sequence ATGCTCAAGCAAACCCCCTCATGGAACGACATCAGCCATAGAAAAGCGATGTACATGTGGGCCGGCGGTGCCTCGCAATCGGAGATCGCCAACGCCCTGGGGATGACGACATGCCAAGTCGCCGGGCGGATGAACCGCAACAGGGACGACTTCCCCAAGCGGAACCCGGAAGCAACCAAGACCGACGGTAAGCCAATCGCTCCCCGCAAGAACTCGGTCTGGACGGAAGCCCGGCTATCGACCGCCGCCAATCTCTGGAAAGCCGGATGGACCGAGGAAGAAGTCGCGGATGCTCTCGACGTGTCCAAGGCGGCGTTCGTCCAGGTGAAGAAGCGCTACAAGCCGATGTTCTCCGTCGATCGGTCCAAGCAATACCGACCGCGCAAGCCCCGCCTCGATATCCCCGACAATCTCGACGAACTGTTCGAACAATCCGAGGGGAAGGCAGCTGCTGACGGGCGTCGGTTTATTCTGGCTGGGGTGGAACCCGTCGCCTTTGTCGATTTGCGGCTCAACCAGTGCCGTTTCCCGGTCTCGAGCCCCGATAGCCCCAACGGCCCCACGATGCCTTGCTGCGGCGCCCCACGGGCCGAAGGCAGGCCGTATTGCGCAGCCCATGCCGCTGTCAGCCGGAGGACCGCATGA
- a CDS encoding helix-turn-helix transcriptional regulator has translation MNLHVPSPAEITARRARLMGSGRVVNLAVKPKEQQPKRPDSPADAHVKAYREFMAKVAECPSASSYVRMRCKMSDLPHAKIVDPKIRAYPVVVARRQLIREVKARYPQMSSVRIGWLFGGLHHSAVLDAFKGEAPRWQGIPADKVEEIKRLRSKGLTYPQIAEAAGVNRTTVQKYLNPGLRERENLRRRERAKR, from the coding sequence ATGAACCTGCATGTTCCATCCCCTGCCGAGATCACCGCCCGTCGGGCAAGACTGATGGGCTCCGGCCGGGTCGTCAACCTTGCTGTCAAGCCGAAGGAGCAGCAGCCGAAACGGCCAGACAGCCCCGCAGACGCGCATGTGAAGGCGTACCGGGAATTCATGGCCAAAGTGGCCGAATGCCCATCAGCGTCCTCGTATGTGCGAATGCGATGCAAGATGTCTGATCTGCCGCACGCCAAAATCGTAGACCCAAAGATCAGGGCGTACCCTGTAGTCGTCGCGAGGCGTCAGCTAATCAGGGAGGTGAAGGCGCGATACCCGCAGATGAGTTCGGTTCGGATCGGCTGGCTGTTCGGCGGCCTTCACCATTCCGCCGTGCTCGACGCCTTTAAGGGAGAAGCCCCGAGGTGGCAGGGCATCCCCGCAGATAAGGTCGAAGAGATCAAAAGGCTGCGATCGAAGGGGCTCACCTACCCGCAGATCGCAGAAGCAGCGGGGGTGAATAGGACGACGGTTCAAAAGTATCTGAACCCTGGACTCCGCGAGCGCGAGAACTTGCGCCGGAGGGAGAGGGCGAAGCGATGA
- a CDS encoding DEAD/DEAH box helicase translates to MMDAYSQFLERKRLVDPETGIASEVSLPDVLKPHQRDIVRWSLRRGRAAIFAGTGLGKTLMELTWSSRVSDHTRKAVLIFAPLAVAEQHISEAEKFGMAANLVSFHPEEGWGVNVSNYQKMDHFDLSAFGGVVLDESSILKSTDGKYRTRLIEECAKVPFRLAATATPAPNDFMELGNHAEFLGVMSYTDMLATFFTHDGGDTQKWRLKGHAETEFWKWMASWAVMLRKPSDLGYDNAGYDLPPLNYSSHTVQVDYAPSMDTGLLFPIEARTLQERISARRDSVEGRVELAAKITPTDRPFVWWCNLNSEADGLAKAIPGAVNLSGSDKDDDKRRKLVDFSQGRIRVLITKPSIAGFGMNWQHCADTGFVGLNDSFEQVYQAIRRFWRFGQTKPVNVHFIASEMEGATVANIRRKEADAERMAAAMVLHMADLSSAIVRGSVRDRPDYNPQVPMTIPAWVGECAA, encoded by the coding sequence ATGATGGACGCTTACAGCCAATTCCTCGAACGCAAGCGCCTCGTCGACCCTGAAACCGGCATCGCCTCCGAAGTGTCCTTGCCGGACGTCCTCAAGCCGCACCAGCGCGACATCGTGCGTTGGTCACTCCGCCGCGGGCGCGCCGCCATCTTTGCGGGCACGGGACTAGGCAAGACGCTGATGGAGCTCACATGGTCGAGCCGGGTGTCTGACCACACCCGCAAGGCCGTCCTGATCTTCGCGCCGCTCGCCGTTGCCGAGCAGCACATTTCCGAAGCTGAGAAGTTCGGCATGGCTGCCAATCTCGTTTCCTTCCATCCCGAGGAAGGATGGGGCGTCAACGTCTCGAACTACCAGAAGATGGATCATTTCGACCTGTCGGCATTCGGCGGCGTGGTTCTGGATGAAAGCTCCATTCTCAAGAGCACGGACGGGAAGTACCGCACGCGGCTGATCGAGGAATGCGCGAAGGTGCCGTTCCGCCTGGCAGCGACGGCGACGCCGGCCCCGAACGACTTTATGGAGCTCGGCAACCACGCCGAGTTTCTCGGCGTCATGTCCTACACCGACATGCTCGCAACGTTCTTCACCCACGACGGCGGCGACACTCAGAAATGGCGCCTGAAAGGCCACGCTGAAACAGAGTTCTGGAAGTGGATGGCGTCCTGGGCCGTCATGCTCCGCAAGCCATCGGATCTCGGCTACGACAACGCCGGCTATGACCTGCCACCGCTCAACTATTCGTCTCACACCGTCCAGGTCGACTATGCCCCGAGCATGGATACGGGGCTGTTGTTCCCGATTGAGGCGCGGACGCTGCAAGAGCGAATTTCGGCCCGCCGCGATAGCGTCGAGGGACGTGTCGAGCTCGCGGCAAAGATCACGCCGACCGATCGTCCGTTCGTGTGGTGGTGCAACCTCAATTCGGAGGCGGACGGTCTTGCCAAGGCCATCCCCGGCGCAGTCAACCTGTCCGGCTCCGACAAAGATGATGACAAGCGCCGAAAGCTGGTCGACTTCTCGCAAGGGCGCATCCGCGTTCTGATCACAAAGCCATCAATCGCCGGGTTCGGAATGAATTGGCAGCATTGCGCCGATACCGGGTTCGTCGGGCTCAATGACAGCTTCGAGCAGGTCTATCAGGCAATCCGCCGCTTCTGGCGCTTCGGCCAGACAAAGCCGGTCAACGTGCATTTCATCGCCTCCGAGATGGAAGGCGCCACGGTTGCCAATATTCGCCGCAAGGAAGCCGACGCAGAGCGAATGGCCGCCGCGATGGTTCTCCACATGGCGGACCTGTCGAGCGCGATTGTACGGGGTTCTGTGCGTGATCGGCCCGACTACAACCCGCAAGTTCCAATGACAATTCCAGCATGGGTAGGGGAGTGCGCTGCATGA